Proteins encoded by one window of Pseudonocardia alni:
- a CDS encoding 4-hydroxyphenylacetate 3-hydroxylase family protein, whose protein sequence is MTLQQDSVATPTDADGRVTRPMTGDEYIESLKDDREVYLYGEKVADVTTHPAFRNAVRMTARLYDALHDPTRAEKLTVPTDTGSSGVTHPFFRTPHSVEDLRKDREAIAEWARMTYGFMGRSPDYKAAFLGTLGANSEFYDPYAANARRWYEESQEKVLYWNHAIINPPVDRHRPPDEVSDVFMHVEEENDNGVVVSGAKVVATGSAITHFNFLAHYGLPIKKREYSLVCTVPMGAPGMKLICRPSYAQQASMMGTPFDYPLSSRMDENDTIFILDKVLIPWENVFIYGDAEKASTFFPGSGFLHRFTFHGVTRLAVKLDFIAGLLMKGLEVTGSKDFRGVQTRVGEVIAWRNMFWALSDAMCANPDEWVGGAKLPKLDYGLAYRWFMTLGYPRVKEIIMQDLGASLIYLPSHSADFLSPEVRPYLDKYVRGSNGYEAVDRVKLMKLIWDSIGSEFGGRHELYERNYSGNHEGVRAELLFAAEASGTASAMKGFAEQCLDEYDLNGWTVPDLINNDDVRLFGRRVAEGDGS, encoded by the coding sequence ATGACCCTGCAGCAGGATTCGGTCGCCACCCCCACCGACGCCGACGGCCGCGTCACCCGGCCGATGACCGGCGACGAGTACATCGAAAGTCTCAAGGACGACCGTGAGGTCTACCTCTACGGCGAGAAGGTCGCCGACGTGACCACCCATCCGGCGTTCCGCAACGCGGTACGGATGACCGCGCGGCTCTACGACGCGCTGCACGACCCGACCCGCGCCGAGAAGCTCACCGTCCCCACCGACACCGGCAGCTCCGGCGTCACCCACCCGTTCTTCCGGACCCCGCACTCGGTCGAGGACCTGCGCAAGGACCGCGAGGCGATCGCCGAGTGGGCCCGGATGACCTACGGCTTCATGGGGCGCAGCCCCGACTACAAGGCCGCGTTCCTCGGCACCCTGGGCGCGAACTCCGAGTTCTACGACCCCTACGCCGCCAATGCCCGGCGCTGGTACGAGGAGTCGCAGGAGAAGGTCCTCTACTGGAACCACGCGATCATCAACCCGCCGGTCGACCGGCACCGCCCGCCGGACGAGGTCTCCGACGTGTTCATGCACGTCGAGGAGGAGAACGACAACGGCGTCGTCGTCTCCGGGGCCAAGGTCGTCGCCACCGGTTCGGCGATCACCCACTTCAACTTCCTCGCCCACTACGGCCTGCCGATCAAGAAGCGCGAGTACTCGCTGGTCTGCACCGTGCCGATGGGTGCGCCCGGGATGAAGCTGATCTGCCGGCCGTCCTACGCCCAGCAGGCCTCGATGATGGGCACCCCGTTCGACTATCCGCTCTCCTCGCGGATGGACGAGAACGACACGATCTTCATCCTCGACAAGGTGCTCATCCCCTGGGAGAACGTGTTCATCTACGGCGACGCGGAGAAGGCGTCGACGTTCTTCCCCGGGTCGGGCTTCCTGCACCGCTTCACCTTCCACGGCGTCACCCGGCTCGCGGTCAAGCTCGACTTCATCGCCGGCCTGCTGATGAAGGGCCTGGAGGTCACCGGCTCGAAGGACTTCCGCGGCGTGCAGACCCGGGTCGGCGAGGTCATCGCCTGGCGCAACATGTTCTGGGCGCTGTCGGATGCGATGTGCGCCAACCCCGACGAGTGGGTGGGCGGGGCGAAGCTGCCCAAGCTCGACTACGGCCTGGCCTACCGCTGGTTCATGACCCTGGGCTACCCGCGGGTCAAGGAGATCATCATGCAGGACCTGGGCGCCTCGCTGATCTACCTGCCCAGCCACTCCGCGGACTTCCTCTCCCCGGAGGTCCGGCCCTACCTGGACAAGTACGTCCGCGGCTCGAACGGCTACGAGGCCGTCGACCGGGTCAAGCTCATGAAGCTGATCTGGGACTCGATCGGCTCGGAGTTCGGCGGGCGCCACGAGCTCTACGAGCGCAACTACTCCGGCAACCACGAGGGCGTGCGCGCCGAGCTCCTGTTCGCCGCCGAGGCGTCGGGCACCGCGTCGGCGATGAAGGGCTTCGCCGAGCAGTGCCTCGACGAGTACGACCTCAACGGCTGGACCGTGCCCGACCTGATCAACAACGACGACGTGCGGCTGTTCGGCCGCAGGGTCGCGGAGGGGGACGGGTCATGA
- a CDS encoding flavin reductase family protein, which translates to MAIDPRELRRCLGHFATGVTVITCQGADGTPHGATVNAFTAVSLDPPLVLVSLDRRSRLCALVEQERRPFTVNVLASGQKELALHFAGRPNQDVAWLPDSACGAPRLDGALAHISCTPWQAYDGGDHVLYLGEVQEFLIHDGAPLLFHTGRFHHLGDDHEPVLWGDSADGPAGQSWITPAAAR; encoded by the coding sequence ATGGCGATCGACCCGCGAGAGCTGCGCCGGTGCCTCGGGCACTTCGCCACCGGCGTCACCGTCATCACCTGCCAGGGGGCCGACGGCACGCCGCACGGCGCGACGGTGAACGCCTTCACCGCGGTGTCGCTCGACCCGCCGCTGGTGCTGGTGTCGCTGGACCGGCGGTCGCGCCTGTGCGCCCTGGTCGAGCAGGAGCGGCGGCCGTTCACCGTGAACGTCCTCGCGTCGGGGCAGAAGGAGCTGGCGCTGCACTTCGCGGGCCGGCCGAACCAGGACGTCGCGTGGCTGCCCGACAGCGCGTGCGGTGCGCCGCGGCTCGACGGCGCCCTGGCGCACATCTCCTGCACCCCCTGGCAGGCCTACGACGGCGGTGACCACGTGCTCTACCTGGGCGAGGTCCAGGAGTTCCTGATCCACGACGGAGCCCCGCTCCTGTTCCACACCGGCCGGTTCCACCACCTCGGGGACGACCACGAGCCGGTCCTGTGGGGCGACTCGGCCGACGGCCCCGCGGGGCAGAGCTGGATCACCCCGGCCGCGGCCCGCTGA
- a CDS encoding IclR family transcriptional regulator domain-containing protein, producing MTHVADGAGDRDRIQSIERGFAVLLAFDADRPRPTSSDVAAATGLSRPAVRRILLTLEHLGYVEQAHGHWRLTPRVLSVGQRYTATHSIVDAARPHLTQLAEQTDESASLTVLDGTDAVYVARVPVRRILQVDVSPGTRVPATATAMGRVLLAWAEEPTIARVLAAGPPACTPRTVTDPKALRGILREVQTRGWALAVGELDPDLMAVAVPVRDHTGTVVAALASATSVGRCSPERLVETVLPHVLATAERLSRSLGRPSGARFGATRDGFY from the coding sequence ATGACCCACGTGGCCGACGGTGCCGGCGACCGGGACCGCATCCAGAGCATCGAGCGGGGTTTCGCCGTGCTGCTCGCCTTCGACGCCGACCGGCCCCGCCCGACCAGCTCGGACGTGGCGGCGGCGACCGGCCTGTCCCGGCCCGCCGTCCGGCGGATCCTGCTGACCCTGGAGCACCTCGGCTACGTCGAGCAGGCGCACGGCCACTGGCGGCTGACGCCGCGCGTGCTGTCGGTCGGACAGCGGTACACCGCGACGCACTCGATCGTCGACGCCGCCCGCCCCCACCTGACGCAGCTGGCAGAACAGACCGACGAGTCCGCCTCGCTGACCGTGCTGGACGGCACGGACGCCGTCTACGTCGCCCGGGTGCCGGTACGCCGGATCCTGCAGGTCGACGTCTCCCCCGGCACCCGGGTCCCGGCCACGGCGACCGCGATGGGGCGGGTCCTGCTGGCCTGGGCCGAGGAACCGACCATCGCCCGGGTGCTCGCCGCGGGTCCCCCGGCCTGCACCCCGCGGACCGTCACCGATCCGAAGGCGTTGCGCGGGATCCTCCGGGAGGTGCAGACCCGGGGCTGGGCGTTGGCCGTCGGCGAGCTCGATCCGGACCTCATGGCCGTGGCGGTCCCGGTGCGGGACCACACGGGGACGGTCGTCGCGGCGCTGGCGTCCGCGACCAGCGTCGGCCGGTGCTCACCGGAGAGGCTGGTCGAGACCGTCCTGCCGCACGTACTGGCCACGGCCGAACGCCTGAGCCGGAGCCTCGGACGGCCCTCGGGCGCCCGGTTCGGCGCCACCCGCGACGGGTTCTACTGA
- a CDS encoding DUF3048 domain-containing protein — translation MAGSAVVAVQRVRVVRALACDRPWRDVAEYGAPVRGNPAVRALVGLVLVGAVGCAPSVPVPPPATAPAPPAPLLSPLTGLPSEPGARVFAVKIDNTAEARPWDGVEFADVVYVEPVEGGLTRLLAVFASQLPGSVGPVRSARETDVGVLGAYGRPALVFSGAAPPVMDELVAAPLVPAVPREFPAAFRRDDRRPAPVNVYVDLADLRGRVPEAGPVQDIGLRFGPAPDGGAPAPERTVRVGSTAVTVTWSAPDDAWTIATGEEIAVAGPDRRPVRADTVVVQRVGVVESSVRDSAGSASPIALTVGAGDAEVLRDGRSFPARWSRPTVGDPTRLTAPDGREVPLRPGRTWVLLVA, via the coding sequence ATGGCCGGGTCCGCCGTGGTCGCGGTCCAGCGGGTCCGTGTGGTTCGCGCCCTGGCGTGCGACCGGCCGTGGCGCGATGTGGCGGAGTACGGTGCGCCGGTGCGTGGGAACCCGGCGGTGAGAGCCCTCGTCGGACTGGTGCTGGTGGGCGCCGTCGGATGCGCTCCGTCCGTGCCGGTACCGCCACCGGCGACCGCTCCGGCGCCGCCGGCGCCGCTCCTGTCCCCGCTGACCGGGCTGCCCTCCGAGCCCGGAGCGAGAGTCTTCGCCGTGAAGATCGACAACACCGCGGAGGCGCGCCCGTGGGACGGCGTCGAGTTCGCCGACGTCGTCTACGTCGAGCCGGTCGAGGGCGGCCTCACCCGGCTGCTCGCCGTGTTCGCCTCGCAGCTACCGGGCTCGGTGGGGCCGGTGCGCAGTGCCCGGGAGACCGACGTGGGCGTGCTCGGCGCCTACGGCCGCCCGGCCCTCGTCTTCTCCGGCGCCGCACCGCCGGTCATGGACGAGCTCGTCGCCGCGCCGCTCGTCCCGGCCGTGCCCCGCGAGTTCCCGGCGGCGTTCCGGCGTGACGACCGGCGGCCGGCGCCGGTGAACGTCTACGTGGACCTGGCGGACCTCCGCGGCCGGGTGCCGGAGGCGGGGCCGGTCCAGGACATCGGCCTGCGCTTCGGGCCCGCGCCGGACGGGGGTGCCCCCGCCCCGGAGCGCACCGTCCGGGTGGGTTCCACCGCCGTCACCGTCACCTGGAGCGCACCCGACGACGCCTGGACGATCGCAACCGGCGAGGAGATCGCCGTCGCCGGTCCGGACCGGCGACCGGTGCGGGCGGACACGGTGGTCGTGCAACGGGTCGGGGTCGTCGAGTCCTCGGTCCGGGACAGCGCCGGCTCGGCCTCCCCGATCGCGCTCACCGTGGGCGCGGGCGACGCCGAGGTCCTGCGTGACGGCCGTTCGTTCCCCGCCCGGTGGTCCCGTCCCACCGTGGGCGACCCCACCCGTCTGACCGCACCCGACGGTCGCGAGGTGCCCCTGCGTCCGGGACGGACCTGGGTACTGCTCGTCGCGTAG
- a CDS encoding SLC13 family permease, with amino-acid sequence MTTNDDSGPEPGTATAAPPAPGAATAADGRTPRATWSLRLLGVALALLTWLLLGAAQELPPEARMVAAIGVLMATWWVTEAIPLSATALLPVVLFPAFGVVSVADTTARYGDPIVFLFLGGFLIAIAMQKWHLHRRIALLTLRAVGTTPTRIVLGMMVATAFLSMWVSNTATTLMMLPIALSVLALVAERAGGGGDEVRRGAPLSETIRDPAVRSFGIGLILSVAWASSIGGLGTLLGSPPNAIVAGYVQDELDRDISFVGWMQLGVPIVVVFVTVAWLLITRVLFRTTLTEIPGGREMIDDQLREMGPASTAEKRVLAVFASAAFLWIVPGLLTEFDAVDAALPWLGGLNDTAIAIAAGVALFFLPSATTPPDEAATGRRGGYRMLLAWPDAQAGLPWGVLLLFGGGLALAGAVASSGLDEFIGTSVAGLGVLPVLLLVAAVVTIVLFLTEVTSNTATAATFIPVLGGVAIGIGADSMTLLIPAALAATCAFMLPVGTPPNAIVFGSGVVTIGQMARGGLLLNVVGVVLITGFAFLLGGWALGLQF; translated from the coding sequence ATGACGACGAACGACGACAGCGGTCCCGAGCCCGGCACGGCCACGGCGGCCCCTCCGGCTCCGGGAGCGGCGACCGCGGCCGACGGCAGAACCCCGCGGGCGACGTGGTCGCTGCGTCTGCTCGGCGTGGCGCTCGCCCTGCTGACATGGCTGCTGCTCGGGGCGGCGCAGGAACTGCCCCCCGAGGCGCGGATGGTCGCGGCGATCGGTGTCCTGATGGCGACGTGGTGGGTCACCGAGGCCATCCCGCTGTCGGCGACCGCGCTGCTGCCGGTGGTGCTGTTCCCCGCGTTCGGGGTGGTGTCGGTGGCCGACACGACCGCCCGCTACGGCGACCCGATCGTCTTCCTGTTCCTGGGCGGGTTCCTCATCGCGATCGCCATGCAGAAGTGGCACCTGCACCGGCGGATCGCGCTGCTGACGCTGCGGGCGGTGGGCACGACACCGACCCGGATCGTGCTCGGCATGATGGTGGCGACGGCGTTCCTGTCGATGTGGGTGTCCAACACCGCGACCACACTGATGATGCTGCCGATCGCGCTGTCGGTCCTGGCGCTGGTCGCCGAGCGTGCCGGGGGCGGCGGCGACGAGGTCCGTCGCGGCGCCCCGCTCAGTGAGACCATCCGCGACCCGGCTGTGCGCTCGTTCGGCATCGGGCTGATCCTCTCCGTGGCGTGGGCCTCGTCGATCGGCGGACTCGGAACGCTGCTGGGCAGCCCGCCGAACGCCATCGTCGCCGGCTACGTACAGGACGAGCTCGACCGCGACATCAGCTTCGTCGGCTGGATGCAGCTCGGGGTCCCGATCGTCGTGGTGTTCGTGACCGTCGCGTGGCTGCTGATCACCCGGGTGCTGTTCCGGACCACACTGACCGAGATCCCCGGCGGCCGCGAGATGATCGACGACCAGCTCCGGGAGATGGGCCCGGCCAGTACGGCCGAGAAGCGCGTACTCGCGGTGTTCGCCTCCGCGGCGTTCCTGTGGATCGTGCCGGGCCTGCTCACCGAGTTCGACGCCGTGGACGCCGCGCTGCCGTGGCTGGGCGGGCTGAACGACACCGCGATCGCGATCGCCGCGGGTGTCGCGCTGTTCTTCCTGCCGTCGGCGACCACCCCGCCCGACGAGGCCGCGACCGGCCGCCGCGGCGGGTACCGGATGTTGCTGGCCTGGCCCGACGCCCAGGCGGGACTGCCCTGGGGCGTGCTGCTGCTGTTCGGGGGCGGGCTCGCCCTGGCCGGGGCGGTCGCCTCCAGTGGGCTCGACGAGTTCATCGGCACCAGCGTCGCCGGCCTCGGTGTACTTCCGGTCCTGCTGCTGGTGGCCGCGGTGGTGACGATCGTGCTGTTCCTGACCGAGGTCACCAGCAACACCGCGACGGCGGCGACGTTCATCCCGGTGCTCGGCGGGGTCGCGATCGGCATCGGCGCCGACTCGATGACGCTGCTCATCCCGGCGGCGCTGGCCGCGACGTGCGCGTTCATGCTGCCGGTCGGCACCCCGCCCAACGCCATCGTCTTCGGGTCCGGTGTGGTCACCATCGGTCAGATGGCCCGCGGGGGTCTGCTGCTCAACGTGGTCGGGGTCGTGCTGATCACCGGGTTCGCGTTCCTGCTCGGCGGATGGGCGCTGGGCCTGCAGTTCTGA
- a CDS encoding alpha/beta fold hydrolase produces MDIYRSEPGRTLLRDWSSLQISRLLPDARCRWIDTPLGSTHLTTVGSGPAVVLLPGTTLGAAASAYVVRALAAGHRVTAVDVPGQPGLSHGERPADDLVGRYRAWIDEVLTAVGTEPATIVGESLGAAVALCAGPGPAVAGLVLVAPAGLVPARVTASLRPALPWLWHPTEARTERVLSFLSGGAPLPDRRHLVEWMTLVPEHTRSSLAPAPLPNAVLTAWRDTPCVVLAGRRDPIFPAEELTRPARMLLGARVEFVADAGHLLAHSHPDAVRRGITAPAGPGAG; encoded by the coding sequence ATGGACATCTACCGCTCCGAACCCGGCCGTACCCTGCTGCGCGACTGGAGCAGCCTGCAGATCAGCCGCCTTCTGCCCGACGCGCGCTGCCGGTGGATCGACACCCCCTTGGGGTCGACCCACCTCACGACCGTCGGCTCCGGGCCGGCCGTGGTGCTCCTGCCCGGTACGACCCTCGGCGCCGCTGCATCGGCGTACGTCGTACGGGCTCTGGCCGCCGGCCACCGGGTCACGGCAGTGGACGTCCCCGGACAGCCCGGACTCAGCCACGGCGAGAGGCCCGCCGACGATCTCGTCGGCCGGTATCGCGCCTGGATCGACGAGGTGCTGACCGCGGTCGGGACCGAGCCGGCGACGATCGTCGGCGAGTCCCTCGGCGCCGCTGTCGCGCTCTGCGCCGGGCCCGGCCCGGCGGTCGCCGGGCTCGTCCTCGTCGCCCCGGCCGGTCTGGTCCCCGCCCGGGTCACCGCGAGTCTGCGCCCGGCCCTGCCCTGGCTGTGGCATCCCACCGAGGCCCGCACCGAGCGGGTGCTGTCCTTCCTCTCCGGCGGTGCACCGCTGCCCGACCGGCGCCACCTCGTCGAGTGGATGACGCTGGTCCCCGAGCACACCCGCAGCTCGCTCGCGCCGGCACCCCTGCCCAACGCGGTCCTCACCGCCTGGCGCGACACCCCGTGCGTCGTCCTGGCCGGCCGTCGCGACCCGATCTTCCCGGCGGAGGAGCTGACCCGCCCCGCCCGGATGCTGCTCGGGGCCCGCGTCGAGTTCGTCGCCGACGCGGGGCACCTGCTCGCCCACTCCCACCCCGACGCCGTCCGTCGCGGGATCACCGCGCCGGCCGGCCCCGGGGCGGGGTGA
- the mbhE gene encoding hydrogen gas-evolving membrane-bound hydrogenase subunit E has product MSLFCVLAALWLLVPAVAVLANRVGARGGWLAVVVLTALTAVVAAGGPGTRTEAVPWIPSLEIALRLRVDGLGWLFALLVLGVGAVVLAYSTSYVTEERAGGFFALMTAFAAAMLTLVLADDLVVLFVAWEVTTLCSYLLILRVGSAGRAPAARTLLVTVAGGLALLGAVCAIVVRTGTTQLSAALADPAWTQDPVFAGVVAVLVAVAAMTKAAQFPFHSWLPDAMVAPAPVSAYLHAAAMVKAGIYLLMRFAGAASASPLWPWLLVTVGVVTALLGGVFALQRSDLKEMLAYSTISQLGLLVAVIGVGTTTALLAASAHVVAHALFKSAGFMTVGLVERRAGTRDLRELRGLFRSMPWTATMIALIALSMAGVPVTLGFVSKEYVLDAALSADGGPALLAAVGLGAAAVLTVAYSARMVFPVLFGSPTALGPPGGGRTMAGTVTVTALAGALLGPAVWLLDGALRSSAAAALGVAPAAVPAVSVWHGVTPALVVSAIAIALGTVVAVAHRWVDRALDRALFPVTGVAVVERLRSGVVGLGRATGRPYRGDAPARHLLIPLLLVAAGGGGAVAAQTGGLAAAPDTSRPWDVFLLLLTAGGIVAVLAARTRFAAVVASGVIGFAVALWFYELGAADVALTQLLVEVLTVAVIVLVLRRLPAPFAARSAHRGRARRALRIVLAAGAGGAATLATLALTGWRAPSPAAEWFLAEAEDRTGGTNVVNTILVDFRALDTFGELVVLVLAALVVAVLLDARRPQPVREAEGVSTAGPVRDPAANAVFLATAAKVLVPLLLLVSVLVLLRGHNAPGGGFIGALLGAAALVLAYLAAPSDSSGRVRLPFLLVAGAGAVVAAVVGLLGLADGSFLRPLHADVLGVHLTTALVFDVGVYLAVLGVVVAALNLLGTPGAGPQGVHPHPGRSTPGQHTEPDDQHDPMPEEALR; this is encoded by the coding sequence ATGTCGTTGTTCTGTGTTCTGGCGGCCCTGTGGCTGCTCGTTCCCGCGGTCGCAGTACTCGCGAACCGGGTCGGGGCGCGCGGCGGATGGCTCGCCGTCGTGGTGCTGACGGCTCTGACCGCCGTCGTCGCCGCCGGCGGACCCGGCACGCGCACCGAGGCGGTGCCGTGGATCCCCTCGCTGGAGATCGCACTGCGGCTGCGTGTGGACGGGCTCGGCTGGCTGTTCGCCCTGCTCGTCCTCGGAGTCGGCGCGGTGGTGCTGGCGTACTCGACCTCCTATGTCACCGAGGAGCGGGCGGGCGGCTTCTTCGCGCTGATGACCGCGTTCGCCGCGGCGATGCTGACCCTGGTCCTCGCCGACGACCTGGTCGTGCTGTTCGTGGCGTGGGAGGTCACCACCCTCTGCTCCTATCTGCTGATCCTGCGGGTGGGATCTGCGGGGCGAGCACCGGCGGCACGGACGTTGCTGGTGACCGTCGCCGGCGGCCTGGCGCTGCTGGGTGCGGTGTGCGCGATCGTGGTGCGGACCGGGACCACACAGCTGTCGGCCGCGCTCGCCGACCCGGCCTGGACGCAGGATCCGGTGTTCGCCGGTGTCGTCGCCGTCCTGGTCGCCGTGGCCGCGATGACCAAGGCGGCGCAGTTCCCGTTCCACTCGTGGCTGCCCGACGCCATGGTCGCCCCGGCCCCGGTCAGCGCCTACCTGCACGCGGCGGCGATGGTCAAGGCCGGCATCTACCTCCTGATGCGCTTCGCCGGCGCGGCGTCGGCGTCGCCGCTGTGGCCATGGCTGCTGGTCACGGTCGGTGTGGTGACGGCGCTGCTGGGCGGCGTGTTCGCGTTGCAGCGCAGCGATCTCAAGGAGATGCTCGCCTACTCCACGATCAGCCAGCTCGGTCTGCTCGTGGCCGTCATCGGCGTCGGGACCACGACCGCGCTGCTGGCCGCGAGCGCCCACGTCGTCGCGCACGCCCTGTTCAAGTCCGCCGGCTTCATGACCGTGGGGCTGGTGGAGCGCCGCGCCGGGACCCGCGACCTGCGTGAGTTGCGCGGCCTGTTCCGGTCGATGCCCTGGACCGCCACGATGATCGCCCTGATCGCCCTGAGCATGGCCGGCGTACCGGTGACGCTGGGCTTCGTCTCCAAGGAGTACGTCCTCGACGCCGCCCTGTCCGCAGACGGGGGCCCGGCACTGCTCGCCGCCGTCGGGCTCGGCGCCGCCGCGGTGCTGACCGTCGCCTACAGCGCACGGATGGTGTTCCCCGTGTTGTTCGGGTCGCCGACCGCGCTCGGTCCTCCCGGCGGTGGACGGACGATGGCCGGGACGGTCACCGTCACCGCGCTCGCCGGTGCCCTGCTCGGGCCGGCGGTCTGGCTGCTCGACGGCGCGCTGCGGTCCTCGGCGGCCGCGGCTCTCGGGGTGGCCCCGGCGGCGGTCCCGGCCGTCTCCGTGTGGCACGGCGTCACCCCGGCGCTGGTGGTCTCGGCGATCGCCATCGCCCTGGGGACCGTGGTGGCCGTCGCTCACCGGTGGGTGGACCGGGCACTGGACCGGGCACTGTTCCCGGTCACCGGCGTCGCGGTCGTGGAGCGGCTGCGCAGCGGTGTCGTCGGCCTGGGCCGGGCCACCGGCCGCCCCTACCGTGGTGACGCCCCTGCCCGGCACCTGCTCATCCCCCTCCTGCTGGTTGCGGCCGGCGGTGGCGGGGCTGTCGCGGCGCAGACCGGCGGACTCGCAGCAGCGCCGGACACGTCGCGTCCGTGGGACGTGTTCCTGCTTCTGCTCACCGCGGGTGGGATCGTCGCAGTCCTCGCGGCTCGCACCCGCTTCGCCGCCGTCGTCGCGTCCGGGGTGATCGGCTTCGCGGTCGCCCTGTGGTTCTACGAGCTCGGCGCCGCCGACGTCGCGCTGACCCAGCTGCTGGTCGAGGTACTGACCGTGGCCGTGATCGTGCTGGTCCTGCGTCGCCTGCCCGCGCCCTTCGCCGCCCGCAGCGCACACCGCGGGCGGGCACGGCGGGCCCTGCGGATCGTGCTGGCGGCAGGGGCGGGGGGCGCCGCGACGCTCGCCACCCTCGCCCTGACCGGGTGGCGAGCCCCGTCGCCGGCCGCGGAGTGGTTCCTGGCCGAGGCCGAGGACCGGACCGGTGGCACCAACGTGGTCAATACGATCCTGGTCGACTTCCGCGCCCTGGACACCTTCGGCGAACTCGTCGTGCTGGTGCTGGCCGCACTCGTCGTCGCGGTCCTGCTCGACGCACGCCGTCCGCAGCCGGTCCGCGAGGCGGAGGGTGTCTCCACCGCCGGGCCGGTGCGCGACCCGGCGGCGAACGCGGTGTTCCTCGCGACCGCGGCGAAAGTGCTGGTGCCGTTGCTGCTCCTGGTCTCCGTCCTTGTCCTTCTGCGCGGGCACAACGCCCCCGGCGGGGGTTTCATCGGCGCCCTGCTCGGTGCCGCCGCCCTGGTACTGGCCTACCTCGCCGCCCCCTCGGACTCCTCCGGCCGGGTGCGGCTGCCGTTCCTGCTCGTCGCCGGGGCCGGTGCGGTGGTGGCCGCCGTCGTCGGTCTGCTCGGCCTGGCCGACGGGTCCTTCCTACGGCCCCTGCACGCCGACGTGCTCGGCGTGCACCTCACGACGGCCCTGGTCTTCGACGTCGGGGTCTACCTCGCCGTGCTCGGCGTCGTCGTCGCAGCCCTCAACCTGCTCGGCACCCCGGGGGCCGGCCCACAGGGCGTGCACCCACATCCCGGCCGGTCCACACCCGGACAGCACACCGAACCCGATGACCAGCACGACCCGATGCCGGAGGAGGCCCTCCGATGA
- a CDS encoding sodium:proton antiporter, whose product MMLALTIGALVSGAAYLLLDRSYLRSVLGFLMLGHAVNLVLFSAGGVRRRGEPLEGTDAASAADPLPQAFALTAIVIAFAVTVVMLVLAVTGRPGDDTTLDAGDPAHPAGDGGTRDRAEDSDDCGDTGVSRNGAAPAETEVMR is encoded by the coding sequence ATGATGCTCGCCCTGACGATCGGCGCCCTCGTGTCCGGCGCCGCCTACCTGCTTCTCGACCGCAGCTACCTCCGCTCCGTACTGGGGTTCCTCATGCTCGGCCACGCCGTCAACCTCGTCCTGTTCTCCGCCGGCGGTGTCCGGCGTCGCGGCGAGCCGCTGGAGGGCACCGACGCCGCGTCCGCCGCGGATCCGCTCCCGCAGGCGTTCGCGCTCACCGCGATCGTGATCGCCTTCGCCGTCACCGTCGTCATGCTCGTCCTCGCCGTGACCGGCCGGCCGGGCGACGACACCACCCTCGACGCCGGTGACCCCGCTCACCCGGCCGGCGACGGCGGCACACGGGACCGCGCCGAGGACAGCGACGACTGCGGTGACACCGGCGTATCCCGCAACGGTGCCGCTCCCGCAGAGACGGAGGTCATGCGATGA